One Aspergillus oryzae RIB40 DNA, chromosome 2 genomic window carries:
- a CDS encoding ABC transporter ATP-binding protein (multidrug/pheromone exporter, ABC superfamily), producing MTAQGDSPTPTRDGTSVASVEEKPPKADTNKSTSTPEHAGGLRSYIRIFSNESGSSVVQLTTNANLVNQGISEKLGFAVQGTATFVAAFIVAFVVQWKLTLITICIAPAILIVTSVCAGILVKQENRILHVNSIAGSLAEEVLASMKTVHAFSAFSKLTSKYDDHAKEAKRLGLTQSLNMAILYSAEFFCVYAGYGLAFWQGVRMYARGEINEPGKIITVIFAVILAATAMTQIAPQIIQVTKAASAAQSMWEVIDRDSPIDGLSLDGQRPDKCEGNIEFSNVSFSYPTRPQIPVLHDFTLSIPANKTTALVGPSGSGKSTVTGLLERWYNTQDGIITLDGVDIRQLSIQWLRTHIRIVQQEPTLFNATIFENVAYGLAGTDYANAPKQVQIERVITACKAAYAHDFIETLPEVGERATMLSGGQKQRIAVARSIVSDPKVLILDEATSALDPQAEKIVQQALDNVSASRTTITIAHKLSTIRKADQIVVLSQGQIVEKGTHEELQAAGGTYHRLIKAQDLGTVDNDGPLPEKERNEGSTGITPAISRQQDHSKETQLVERLKAPSGRGRSLIRCLAILLRERRELWFEFIVTLVTCVVGGATYPILAFVFAKVLDVFQIQPTSKMVEKGDFYALMFFVLALVILVVYGVMGWVTNVIAHCVVYTYRLEMFRDYIRQDMTFYDQPQHTTGSLVSDLSTKPNSLQELLSFNVGIIIVALVNITASSILSIAVGWKLGLAVLAGAMIPMVFCGYLRIRLEFRLDDATSHRFSESAALAGEAMSAIRTVASLAIERVILEKYTTKLAGIERKSIKSLTWTMFWLALTQSLSLLSEALSFWYGGRLLSTGEYSSTRLYIVVIGAILSGEAAASFFMFSTSFTKSQGACNYILWLRSLQPDVQDGPSDNGSGESNDTAARVELQDVAFRYPTRPTRPVLNDINVEINPGQFVAFVGPSGHGKSSLISLLERYYNPTSGSIQLDGSDIRDMSLASYRSHLSLVQQEPVLYQGTIRENIALGLKEEATEERIYEACRQANIFDFVSSLPDGLATSCGSRGSLFSGGQRQRIAIARALIRRPRLLLLDEATSALDTESERIVQEALDQAKDGRTTVAIAHRLSTIKHSDRIFVLVGGRVREQGTHEELLQRRGIYYEMCLGQALDKAA from the exons ATGACAGCTCAAGGGGATTCTCCCACGCCAACAAGGGATGGGACATCCGTTGCATCCGTAGAGGAAAAGCCGCCAAAGGCAGACACAAACAAGTCCACCAGTACACCAGAACATGCGGGTGGCTTGAGGAGCTATATCAGGATCTTCTC AAACGAGAGTGGCTCTTCCGTTGTGCAACTGACGACTAATGCCAACCTGGTTAATCAAGGAATCTCCGAGAAGCTGGGCTTCGCGGTGCAGGGTACAGCTACCTTCGTGGCGGCATTCATCGTAGCCTTTGTGGTGCAGTGGAAACTAACTCTGATTACAATCTGTATCGCCCCTGCCATCCTGATTGTGACATCCGTCTGTGCCGGTATACTCGTTAAACAGGAAAACCGAATTCTCCACGTGAACTCCATCGCCGGGTCTCTGGCTGAAGAGGTCCTCGCCAGCATGAAGACCGTGCATGCCTTTTCCGCCTTTTCCAAGTTGACGAGCAAATACGATGACCACGCAAAGGAAGCAAAACGTCTGGGCCTCACCCAATCTCTTAACATGGCCATATTATACTCGGCGGAATTTTTCTGTGTCTATGCTGGATATGGCCTGGCCTTCTGGCAGGGAGTCCGCATGTATGCGAGGGGTGAGATTAATGAGCCCGGAAAAATCATCAC CGTGATCTTTGCTGTCATCCTAGCTGCAACGGCAATGACACAGATCGCACCGCAGATTATTCAAGTCACCAAGGCAGCGTCGGCCGCGCAAAGTATGTGGGAAGTGATTGATCGTGATTCGCCAATTGATGGGCTGTCTCTGGATGGTCAACGGCCTGACAAGTGTGAGGGCAATATTGAATTCTCGAATGTCTCCTTTTCGTATCCCACCCGGCCCCAGATCCCAGTTCTCCATGATTTCACACTGTCAATCCCCGCCAACAAGACAACGGCGTTGGTTGGGCCTAGTGGCTCAGGTAAAAGTACAGTCACTGGACTGCTGGAGCGATGGTACAATACCCaggatggcatcatcacGCTTGACGGGGTTGACATACGACAACTCAGCATCCAGTGGCTGAGGACTCACATTCGCATTGTTCAACAG GAACCAACACTCTTCAATGCCACGATCTTTGAAAATGTAGCATATGGCCTAGCAGGAACGGATTATGCCAACGCGCCAAAGCAGGTCCAGATTGAGCGGGTCATTACAGCTTGCAAGGCTGCTTACGCCCATGACTTCATTGAGACATTGCCCGAA GTCGGAGAGCGCGCCACAATGCTTTCCGGCGGCCAGAAGCAGCGTATTGCCGTTGCCCGAAGTATCGTTTCTGATCCCAAGGTGTTAATCCTCGACGAAGCTACAAGTGCATTGGACCCACAGGCCGAAAAGATTGTGCAACAAGCCTTGGACAACGTTTCCGCATCACGAACGACTATCACGATCGCACATAAGCTGTCGACGATCAGGAAGGCAGACCAAATTGTGGTCCTGTCGCAGGGGCAGATCGTTGAGAAGGGAACACATGAAGAACTCCAGGCTGCAGGAGGAACTTACCATCGCCTTATAAAGGCCCAGGATCTTGGTACCGTCGACAACGATGGGCCGCTGCctgagaaggaaagaaatgaaggaagCACTGGTATCACCCCGGCCATTTCCAGACAACAAGACCATAGCAAAGAAACCCAGCTTGTTGAAAGATTGAAGGCTCCGTCTGGACGTGGCCGTAGTCTGATTCGGTGTCTGGCTATACTGCTCCGGGAGCGCCGTGAACTGTGGTTTGAATTTATTGTCACATTGGTTACCTGCGTTGTGGGAG GAGCGACATATCCGATACTCGCATTCGTATTCGCGAAAGTTTTGGATGTCTTCCAAATACAACCCACAAGCAAGATGGTGGAAAAGGGTGATTTCTATGCCCTTATGTTTTTTGTACTTGCTCTTGTCATCTTGGTTGTCTATGGTGTTATGGGCTGGGTTACAAACGTAATTGCTCAT TGCGTTGTGTATACGTATCGTCTCGAGATGTTCCGCGACTACATCCGGCAAGACATGACGTTTTATGACCAGCCCCAACATACGACTGGCTCTCTTGTCTCTGATCTCTCTACAAAACCTAATAGCTTACAAGAGCTGCTTAGTTTCAACGTTGGAATCATCATCGTTGCCCTGGTGAACATCACCGCCAGCTCTATACTCTCTATAGCGGTTGGATGGAAACTGGGATTGGCTGTACTCGCAGGAGCTATGATTCCAATGGTATTCTGTGGCTACCTTAGGATTCGCCTGGAATTTCGACTGGACGATGCTACTTCGCATCGTTTTTCTGAAAGTGCAGCATTGGCTGGTGAGGCGATGTCTGCGATTCGCACCGTTGCATCGTTGGCAATCGAACGGGTGATCTTAGAGAAGTACACTACCAAGTTAGCAGGTATTGAGCGAAAGTCCATCAAGTCGTTAACTTGGACGATGTTCTGGCTAGCCCTTACACAGTCCCTCTCATTACTCTCTGAGGCATTGAGTTTCTG GTATGGAGGTCGCCTGTTATCGACAGGAGAGTACTCCAGCACGCGATTATacatcgtcgtcatcggAGCTATACTCTCCGGTGAAGCCGCCGCgtcattcttcatgttcaGCACCA GCTTTACCAAATCTCAGGGAGCATGCAACTACATCCTCTGGCTCCGTTCTCTGCAACCTGATGTCCAAGATGGACCTTCCGACAATGGGTCCGGAGAATCAAACGATACGGCTGCCCGTGTGGAGTTACAGGACGTAGCATTCCGGTATCCTACTCGGCCTACCCGGCCGGTGTTAAACGATATCAATGTTGAG ATTAACCCTGGCCAATTCGTGGCCTTTGTCGGACCCTCCGGCCATGGAAAATCCAGCCTCATCTCGCTTTTAGAGCGATATTATAATCCAACATCTGGAAGCATCCAACTTGACGGTTCAGATATCCGCGACATGTCGCTCGCTTCGTACCGCAGCCATTTATCCCTTGTCCAACAAGAACCGGTCCTTTACCAAGGGACCATCCGTGAAAATATCGCATTAGGCCTTAAGGAAGAGGCGACCGAGGAACGGATCTACGAGGCCTGTCGCCAGGCGAATATCTTTGATTTCGTTTCCTCCCTGCCAGATGGACTAGCGACATCATGTGGCTCGCGAGGAAGTCTTTTCTCCGGTGGTCAGCGACAGCGTATTGCAATCGCAAGGGCGCTTATCCGCCGACCCCGTCTGCTGTTGTTGGATGAGGCTACGTCTGCGTTGGATACCGAGAGTGAGAGAATTGTGCAGGAGGCCTTGGATCAGGCTAAGGATGGCCGGACGACCGTTGCGATCGCACACCGATTGTCAACTATCAAGCATTCGGATCGCATCTTCGTGCTGGTCGGGGGTCGGGTTCGGGAGCAGGGGACTCATGAGGAGCTGCTCCAGCGCCGGGGGATTTACTATGAGATGTGTCTGGGGCAGGCCTTGGATAAAGCAGCCTAA
- a CDS encoding molybdopterin oxidoreductase family protein (anaerobic dehydrogenases, typically selenocysteine-containing) produces the protein MYVWYVHANATFVHSNGCGLDIGVKDGRVVGVRGRATDRVNKGRLGPKGLHGWESIHHPDRLKHPLIRRNGKLEQASWDEAMSLIVDKAKEIRARLTNHGIGFYTSGQLFLEEYYVLAMIGKAGLNTLHMDGNTRLCTATAAASMRESFGSDGQPGSYGDIDYTECLFMVGHNVANTQTVLWSRILDRLEGAYPPKLIVVDPRRSETAKKATIHLAPKIGTNVALLNGLQHLLFKNGWVNEAFVSKHVVGLQQLEAVVEEYTPEYVMQVTGVPTTLLEEAARIIGTSSSLLSTALQGVYQSNQATAAACQINNINLLLGHIGKPGSGILQMNGQPTAQNNREAGCDGEYPGFRNFQNQKHMQEIADHWNIDLIRMPHWNQPTHIQNMLNYIENGSIEMFWVSGTNPLVSLPNLHRVRDLFTKPDLFLVVQDIFPTETTAVADVVLPAAQWAEKTGCFTNADRTMHLSQKAVEPPGEAKSDLDIFLDFGRRMGFKSKDGGPLIPYTTPEEVFDAWKKMSYGRPCDCSELTYEKLTGGSGIQWPCTKEYPNGKERLFTDGKFFTDPDYCEDFGHDLETGAPYTRAQYQAMNPAGRAILKAAHHKAPLEAPDDQFPLLLSTGRNVFHFHTRTKTGRARRLQQADPQPFVRISEADARALYLTEGEMVVVRSRRGSVELPVRIGEINKGHVFIPFHFGYFDSKDPRARAANELTVAYQGQKPSDSACSSGSIG, from the exons ATGTACGTTTGGTATGTTCATGCTAACGCAACGTTTGTACATAGTAATGGTTGCGGGCTGGATATCGGCGTCAAAGATGGCCGTGTGGTGGGAGTACGCGGTCGCGCGACCGACCGGGTGAATAAAGGACGTCTGGGTCCGAAGGGTTTACACGG CTGGGAATCCATCCACCATCCGGACAGGTTGAAGCATCCACTCATCCGGCGCAATGGCAAGCTCGAGCAGGCGTCGTGGGACGAAGCGATGTCCCTGATTGTCGACAAGGCGAAGGAAATACGGGCACGTTTGACAAATCATGGCATTGGGTTCTATACCTCCGGTCAATTGTTCTTGGAGGAATATTATGTTCTAGCGATGATTGGCAAGGCCGGGTTGAATACCCTCCATATGGATGGCAATACCCGTTTGTGTACGGCCACTGCGGCGGCTAGCATGCGTGAGTCTTTTGGTAGTGATGGTCAGCCGGGGTCTTATGGGGATATTGACTATACGGAATGTCTGTTTATGGTCGGTCATAACGTGGCGAATACGCAGACGGTCTTGTGGTCTCGAATACTGGATCGTCTCGAAGGGGCGTATCCTCCGAAGCTCATCGTGGTTGATCCTCGACGGTCGGAAACGGCGAAGAAAGCCACGATCCACCTGGCACCTAAAATCGGGACAAATGTGGCTCTCCTCAATGGATTGCAGCATCTGTTATTCAAGAATGGCTGGGTTAACGAGGCGTTTGTCTCGAAGCATGTGGTGGGATTGCAGCAACTAGAGGCTGTAGTGGAGGAATACACCCCGGAGTATGTGATGCAAGTCACCGGCGTCCCTACGACATTACTAGAAGAAGCAGCCAGGATTATAGGAACTAGTAGTAGCCTGCTATCAACTGCGCTGCAGGGAGTTTACCAATCGAACCAAGCTACGGCAGCTGCCTGTCAGatcaacaatatcaaccTGCTGCTTGGACATATCGGTAAGCCTGGCAGCGGGATTCTGCAAATGAACGGCCAACCCACTGCTCAAAATAACAGGGAGGCCGGATGTGACGGTGAATATCCAGGGTTTCGAAATTTCCAGAACCAGAAGCATATGCAAGAGATCGCGGACCACTGGAACATTGACTTGATTCGAATGCCGCACTGGAATCAGCCGACGCATATTCAGAATATGCTTAATTACATCGAGAACGGCTCGATTGAGATGTTTTGGGTGTCGGGCACGAACCCGCTGGTCAGCCTACCCAATCTGCACCGTGTCCGAGACCTGTTTACCAAGCCCGACCTCTTCCTCGTAGTGCAAGATATCTTTCCTACCGAGACAACAGCTGTGGCAGATGTGGTGTTGCCAGCGGCTCAGTGGGCAGAGAAAACTGGATGTTTCACCAACGCTGATCGAACCATGCATCTCTCGCAGAAGGCCGTCGAACCACCGGGGGAGGCTAAATCTGACCTGGACATCTTCTTGGATTTCGGACGGCGGATGGGCTTTAAGAGCAAAGATGGAGGGCCCCTGATCCCATATACCACGCCGGAAGAAGTCTTCGATGCATGGAAAAAGATGTCATACGGCCGTCCTTGTGACTGTAGTGAGCTCACGTACGAGAAACTTACTGGCGGATCTGGTATTCAATGGCCTTGTACTAAGGAGTACCCGAATGGAAAAGAGCGCTTGTTCACCGATGGCAAATTCTTCACTGACCCAGACTACTGCGAAGACTTTGGGCATGATCTCGAAACTGGAGCGCCTTATACTCGAGCACAGTATCAAGCCATGAACCCTGCTGGACGAGCTATCCTCAAAGCAGCTCATCACAAGGCGCCCCTTGAAGCTCCTGATGATCAGTTTCCTTTACTCCTCTCAACAGGGCGCAACGTTTTCCATTTCCATACACGGACCAAGACAGGAAGGGCCAGACGGCTGCAGCAAGCCGATCCACAGCCATTTGTTCGTATATCTGAAGCGGATGCGAGAGCTCTCTATCTCACGGAGGGGGAAATGGTTGTAGTGAGGTCCCGGCGTGGTAGTGTAGAGCTCCCTGTGAGAATTGGTGAGATTAACAAAGGACATGTTTTTATCCCGTTCCACTTCGGTTATTTCGATTCAAAAGACCCGCGAGCGCGAGCCGCCAATGAGCTTACAGTTG CATATCAAGGTCAAAAGCCCTCAGACTCTGCTTGTTCCAGTGGCAGCATTGGATGA
- a CDS encoding uncharacterized protein (predicted transporter (major facilitator superfamily)), translating to MSKPEREEIERASQETINTVADKPTESQIVFPHGWRLCFVILGLMICLYLVNMEVTIVSTSLIAITSDLNGFNKTSWIITGFLITFTGRKFLSLSLSGSANRTAGFMSIWTRVSDIIGRKKTLLAAEVTFLAFSFGCGLSPSVNTLIICRSFQGIGGAGVYPLTLLCAYETVPKSKIPLLGGLFAIAIACAALTGPLIGGVLAQNSEWRWVFYVNLPPGAVAILMLLIAMPANHGSVPSKSIAYLKPSIALFKDLDLVGAVLLLSACLLPITVLNETNLSFEWASGTAIGLLVAGGVSWMAFFAWEWVIDGCPGYHPIFPKRLLFNRAWMGMLIITFASGCPWNVIVVYLAQRFQVLERLSPVDAGIRLIPYSALATVGTAGANLACLRGRIPFVYLILFGSLLQTVGMALFSIIPQTNSFPSAGYGYEVIAGAGIGVTIGICVLAVPYVVETRDLATATGTLNQCRFLGGAIGLAIAANIQYGNLKSELADTLSPEQLQQLLENSSTVETLPTQLQAAIGDVFAKSYTHQYQAMIAFAAVQIPASLLMLRRGGQYVVKEDETTDSDSGSDTTV from the exons ATGTCTAAACCAGAGCGTGAGGAAATAGAGAGAGCGAGCCAAGAGACGATCAACACGGTGGCTGACAAGCCTACCGAGTCTCAGATTGTGTTTCCACATGGGTGGAGACTCTGTTTTGTTATACTTGG GCTCATGATCTGCCTTTACTTGGTCAATATGGAAGTGACTATTGTCAGCACTTCACTCATCGCTATCACTAGTGACCTGAATGGTTTCAACAAAACAAGCTGGATCATCACCGGGTTCCTCATTACATTCACTGGTCGGAAGTTCCTGTCACTTTCTCTGTCTGGTTCTGCTAACCGTACCGCAGGTTTCATGTCTATCTGGACCAGGGTCAGCGATATCATTGGTAGAAAGAAAACCTTGCTTGCTGCCGAGGTGACCTTCTTGGCATTTTCATTTGGGTGCGGGCTATCCCCGTCGGTCAACACGCT CATTATATGTCGGTCATTCCAGGGAATTGGCGGTGCTGGGGTTTATCCGCTCACCCTCTTGTGCGCCTATGAGACTGTGCCTAAGTCAAAGATTCCCCTGTTGGGCGGCCTGTTTGCGATAGCCATTGCATGCGCAGCCTTGACAGGGCCTCTCATTGGAGGCGTACTGGCGCAGAATTCGGAGTGGAGATGGGTTTTTTACGTGAA CCTCCCTCCTGGAGCAGTAGCCATATTGATGCTACTTATCGCCATGCCAGCGAACCATGGCTCGGTGCCATCGAAATCTATCGCCTATTTAAAACCGAGCATTGCACTCTTTAAAGACCTAGATCTCGTCGGTGCTGTTCTACTACTCAGTGCCTGTTTACTACCCATCACTGTTTTGAACGAAACTAATCTGTCGTTTGAGTGGGCTTCTGGGACTGCAATTGGACTACTCGTTGCGGGAGGTGTATCATGGATGGCCTTCTTTGCTTGGGAATGGGTGATTGATGGATGCCCTGGCTATCACCCCATATTCCCAAAACGATTACTATTCAACCGAGCTTGGATGGGGATGCTTAT AATCACGTTCGCTAGTGGCTGTCCTTGGAACGTGATAGTTGTGTACTTGGCACAGCGCTTTCAAGTCCTAGAAAGGTTGTCGCCTGTAGATGCTGGGATCCGGCTGATCCCATACTCGGCCCTTGCAACTGTGGGCACCGCTGGTGCTAATCTTGCATGTCTTCGAGGCCGTATCCCCTTTGTGTATCTCATTCTCTTCGGCTCCCTGTTACAAACCGTGGGAatggctctcttctccattaTTCCGCAGACGAACTCATTCCCCAGTGCTGGGTATGGATATGAAGTTATCGCAGGCGCCGGCATTGGAGTCACTATCGGGATCTGTGTTCTAGCAGTACCTTATGTTGTCGAGACGCGGGATCTAG caacagcaacgggCACTCTTAACCAATGCCGTTTTCTCGGAGGTGCAATCGGCCTGGCGATTGCGGCTAACATCCAGTATGGGAACTTGAAGAGCGAACTAGCAGATACACTTTCGCCGGAGCAGCTACAGCAACTATTGGAAAACAGCAGCACAGTGGAGACCCTGCCTACTCAGCTCCAGGCTGCAATCGGGGATGTATTTGCGAAGAGCTATACTCACCAATATCAGGCAATGATTGCCTTCGCAGCCGTGCAGATCCCAGCATCTCTACTAATGCTGCGACGCGGTGGACAGTACGTggtcaaggaggatgaaaCTACTGATTCGGATAGCGGATCGGATACGACTGTTTAG
- a CDS encoding molybdopterin molybdotransferase MoeA (molybdopterin biosynthesis enzyme), with translation MGLSYTEAIRLVEAEAYRKRNVFLSRAETCSIYAARGRIARHTIYSPISTPRFDTSAMDGYALSSAATKDATVEYPRTFEVKGITAAGDEPFTEVKHDGPIPPCVEIMTGAPFPKTVEQEDFDCCVRYEDVIVEERSGRRFVTVTKPAKPKQNRRLAATDFQTDNAIVKEGELIHPNQVMAMASVGITELSVLLKPRIAVFSTGSELLLAKEESTKLHRISDSNGPYLTATLEDWGAIVDFLGVIPDQTEDLEQALLRGLHGSRYDLIISSGAVSAGRYDLIPAVLERLRARTVFHKVEMKPGHPVLFSMLPRLETAPDSEVAFFGLPGNPVASAACLRFIVVPYLNTIRLQPQEKPYKARIMTMNDKLGSHHDIPLGSGKPVTTVPMEKDVFRPGTLCGSTDQDLMVQLISDHSPGKIKPFLEANCWIRIPHGVSEIREGDSVGIYPMR, from the coding sequence ATGGGCCTGTCCTACACAGAAGCAATACGACTGGTCGAGGCCGAGGCATATCGCAAACGAAATGTCTTCTTGTCTCGAGCCGAAACGTGCTCGATATATGCCGCAAGAGGTCGCATTGCTCGACACACCATTTACAGTCCAATCTCGACACCAAGGTTCGACACGTCTGCCATGGATGGCTACGCATTGAGCTCCGCTGCGACGAAGGATGCGACCGTGGAATACCCCAGAACGTTCGAAGTCAAGGGCATCACGGCCGCCGGAGATGAACCTTTCACGGAGGTCAAGCATGATGGGCCTATTCCGCCTTGTGTGGAGATCATGACAGGAGCTCCATTTCCCAAGACTGTCGAGCAGGAAGACTTCGACTGTTGTGTTCGCTATGAGGATGTAATAGTCGAAGAGCGATCGGGGCGTCGCTTCGTTACAGTGACCAAGCCTGCCAAGCCGAAGCAAAATCGACGGCTGGCCGCGACAGACTTCCAAACAGACAATGCGATTGTCAAAGAGGGAGAGCTGATCCATCCGAACCAGGTAATGGCGATGGCATCGGTCGGTATCACGGAGCTTTCTGTGCTGCTCAAACCGAGGATAGCGGTCTTCTCGACCGGATCTGAACTATTACTTGCAAAAGAAGAATCTACTAAGCTTCATCGGATTAGCGACAGCAATGGCCCGTATCTGACGGCAACGCTGGAAGACTGGGGCGCTATCGTCGACTTTTTGGGGGTTATCCCCGATCAGACTGAAGACCTGGAACAGGCCCTCTTGCGCGGTCTTCACGGATCCAGGTATGACTTGATCATCAGCTCTGGGGCTGTCTCGGCCGGTCGCTACGATTTGATCCCCGCAGTGCTTGAGCGCTTACGGGCACGAACGGTTTTTCACAAGGTAGAAATGAAGCCCGGGCATCCGGTGCTTTTCTCCATGCTTCCTCGACTCGAAACTGCTCCGGATAGCGAGGTGGCCTTTTTCGGCTTGCCGGGAAATCCAGTCGCCAGCGCCGCTTGTCTTCGTTTTATAGTAGTGCCTTACTTGAATACCATCCGACTGCAACCGCAAGAGAAGCCATATAAAGCCCGTATCATGACTATGAACGACAAACTTGGTAGTCACCATGATATACCACTCGGGTCCGGTAAGCCAGTCACAACTGTGCCGATGGAGAAAGACGTGTTTCGACCAGGGACACTTTGCGGCTCCACAGACCAAGATCTCATGGTCCAACTCATATCGGATCATAGCCCTGGCAAGATCAAACCATTCCTCGAGGCCAACTGCTGGATCCGGATCCCACATGGTGTTTCCGAGATCAGAGAAGGCGACTCAGTTGGCATTTACCCGATGCGTTGA
- a CDS encoding uncharacterized protein (adenine deaminase/adenosine deaminase) has product MSPESAMSHYIDALPYRDMIVGIGLDSLETDRPPLLFEDVFQRAREDGFKITCHCDVGAKDSLRHIAQVIDQLGGTGADRIDHGLHAADDPSLLAKVKEKDLGMTICPWGYLCYSGETQILERIRIIHDAGIKIAIGSDDPAYMEDVWLNNSLHMLRELCHFTDDDFVALQSLFAG; this is encoded by the exons ATGTCCCCGGAATCTGCGATGTCGCATTACATTGATGCTCTTCCCTATCGTGACATGATCGTGGGAATTGGTCTAGATTCTCTGGAAACAGATCGCCCGCCTCTTCTGTTCGAAGATGTATTTCAACgagcgagagaagatggttTCAAGATTACTTGCCACTGCGACGTCGGTGCGAAGGATTCCTTACGCCATATTGCGCAGGTAATCGACCAGCTGGGTGGTACAGGAGCGGACCGGATTGACCACGGTCTGCATGCTGCGGAtgacccttctcttctcgctaaggtgaaggagaaggacCTGGGAATGACAATCTGCCCATGGGGCTACTTATGCTACTCCGGCGAGACCCAGATTCTAGAACGTATCCGTATTATCCACGACGCGGGTATAAAGATTGCGATCGGAAGTGACGACCCAGCTTATATGGAAGACGTCTGGCTGAACAATAGTCTCCACATGCTGCGTGAATTATGCCATTTTaccgatgatgatttcgTAGCGCTACAGAG CTTATTCGCTGGTTGA
- a CDS encoding zinc-binding alcohol dehydrogenase family protein (NADPH:quinone reductase and related Zn-dependent oxidoreductases), which produces MEEAQVFVRNDTVEVRVHNVPIPKPGAGQILIKVVATGTNPKDWKFPAWMENFNGANTGDDIAGYVHEVGEGVSGFQVGDRVAAYHDYTAPHGSYAEYAIGEDYATFHIPDNISFEQAATVPLAAMTASLALFSRLGLPEPWFKEKTWSQKPEGGVLIYGAASAVGTFAIKLLQKADIHPIICVAGRGKDFVRSHLDKSKGDVVIDYREGESAVVAAIRKASKQLRYALDAVSEKASFSVVSQVLDPDCGAMSVVSPVGPEECPEKIRVEFTDVGRAHRDEKEFAYVWSRFFTLGLREGWLTTHPLELVPGGLQGVQIALTNLKEGKASALKYVLRIKDN; this is translated from the coding sequence ATGGAGGAAGCGCAAGTATTTGTCCGAAATGACACGGTGGAAGTCCGTGTTCACAACGTGCCCATCCCCAAGCCCGGAGCCGGTCAAATACTTATAAAAGTTGTCGCAACTGGCACGAACCCTAAAGATTGGAAATTCCCAGCTTGGATGGAAAACTTCAATGGCGCAAATACGGGAGACGATATCGCCGGATATGTTCATGAGGTCGGCGAGGGAGTCTCGGGATTCCAAGTCGGAGATCGAGTCGCGGCGTATCACGACTATACAGCTCCACATGGCAGCTATGCCGAATATGCCATCGGGGAAGACTACGCCACGTTCCACATTCCAGATAACATTTCCTTCGAACAAGCTGCCACAGTTCCCCTGGCTGCTATGACCGCGTCGTTAGCACTTTTCTCGCGCCTGGGGTTGCCGGAACCGTGGTTCAAGGAAAAGACGTGGTCCCAGAAGCCAGAGGGCGGTGTACTGATTTACGGTGCTGCAAGTGCTGTGGGAACATTCGCTATCAAGCTGCTACAGAAAGCCGATATTCATCCTATCATTTGCGTGGCCGGACGAGGAAAAGATTTCGTTCGCAGCCACTTAGACAAGAGCAAGGGTGACGTGGTCATTGATTATCGTGAAGGTGAATCGGCCGTGGTCGCTGCTATTCGGAAAGCCTCAAAGCAGTTGCGTTATGCTTTGGATGCTGTCAGTGAGAAGGCCAGTTTCAGTGTGGTTAGCCAGGTACTGGACCCTGACTGCGGCGCCATGTCTGTTGTCAGTCCTGTGGGGCCGGAGGAGTGTCCTGAGAAGATACGGGTTGAATTCACTGATGTTGGGAGGGCTCAcagggatgagaaggaatTTGCTTATGTCTGGTCGAGGTTCTTCACTCTTGGCCTTAGAGAAGGCTGGCTCACGACTCATCCGCTTGAGCTCGTCCCTGGTGGTCTTCAGGGTGTTCAGATAGCATTGACCAATCtcaaggaaggaaaggcCAGTGCGCTGAAGTATGTTTTGAGGATCAAGGACAATTGA